Proteins encoded by one window of Mycolicibacterium sp. ND9-15:
- a CDS encoding maleylpyruvate isomerase family mycothiol-dependent enzyme has product MTRLVTRLDKTTVLDALFAQWDAIGDVVDGLADDQWQAPTALPGWSVRDVVAHVVGTESMLQGVGTPDADVDVSTLEHVRNDIGVLNERWVRTLRGLPADELLDTYRTITAQRQQTLAAMPDSDWNAITATPAGPDSYGRFMRVRVFDCWMHEHDIRDAMELPAANPAGAPAELALDEMAASMGFVVGKLGRAPDGSRVSIVLTGPLGRTINVAVEGRGAVVDDFGDEEPTATITLDALLFARLAGGRTALAQHADAIVYGGDESVGKRVVEHLNYVI; this is encoded by the coding sequence ATGACTCGGCTGGTCACTCGCTTGGACAAGACAACAGTGCTCGACGCCTTGTTCGCGCAGTGGGACGCCATCGGCGACGTGGTCGACGGATTGGCCGACGACCAGTGGCAGGCGCCGACCGCGCTGCCCGGATGGTCCGTGCGCGACGTCGTCGCGCACGTGGTCGGGACCGAGTCGATGCTGCAGGGCGTGGGCACGCCGGACGCCGATGTCGACGTCTCGACGCTCGAGCACGTCCGCAACGACATCGGCGTGCTGAACGAGCGGTGGGTGCGCACGCTTCGCGGCCTTCCCGCCGACGAACTGCTGGACACGTACCGGACCATCACCGCGCAGCGGCAACAGACACTGGCTGCGATGCCGGACTCCGATTGGAACGCGATCACCGCGACGCCGGCGGGCCCGGACAGCTACGGCCGCTTCATGCGGGTGCGCGTCTTCGACTGCTGGATGCACGAGCACGACATCCGCGACGCGATGGAGCTACCCGCCGCGAACCCGGCCGGTGCGCCTGCGGAACTCGCGTTGGACGAAATGGCGGCCAGCATGGGCTTCGTGGTCGGCAAGCTGGGTCGGGCGCCCGACGGTTCTCGGGTATCGATCGTGCTGACCGGGCCGTTGGGGAGGACGATCAACGTCGCGGTCGAGGGCCGTGGCGCGGTGGTCGACGACTTCGGTGACGAGGAACCCACGGCGACGATCACCCTCGACGCGTTACTGTTCGCACGTCTGGCCGGTGGGCGTACCGCGTTGGCCCAGCATGCCGACGCCATCGTCTACGGCGGCGACGAGTCGGTTGGGAAGCGAGTCGTCGAGCACCTGAATTACGTGATCTGA
- the ftsE gene encoding cell division ATP-binding protein FtsE, with the protein MITLDNVTKQYKSSARPALDNVSVKIDKGEFVFLIGPSGSGKSTFMRLLLAEETPTHGDIQVSKFHVNKLPGRHIPGLRQVIGCVFQDFRLLQQKTVFENVAFALEVIGKRAETINRVVPDVLEMVGLSGKANRLPAELSGGEQQRVAIARAFVNRPLVLLADEPTGNLDPETSKDIMDLLERINRTGTTVLMATHDHHIVDSMRQRVVELELGRLIRDEQRGVYGMDR; encoded by the coding sequence ATGATCACCCTCGACAACGTGACCAAGCAGTACAAGTCGTCTGCGCGGCCCGCGCTCGACAACGTCTCGGTCAAGATCGACAAGGGTGAGTTCGTCTTCCTCATCGGTCCGTCGGGTTCGGGCAAGTCGACGTTCATGCGGCTGCTGCTGGCCGAGGAGACCCCGACCCACGGCGACATCCAGGTCTCGAAGTTCCACGTCAACAAGCTGCCCGGCCGCCACATCCCCGGCCTGCGCCAGGTCATCGGCTGCGTGTTCCAGGACTTCCGGCTGCTGCAGCAGAAGACCGTCTTCGAGAACGTCGCGTTCGCGCTCGAGGTCATCGGCAAGCGTGCCGAGACCATCAACCGGGTGGTGCCCGACGTGCTGGAGATGGTCGGCCTGTCGGGCAAGGCCAACCGGCTGCCCGCCGAACTGTCCGGCGGCGAACAGCAGCGCGTTGCGATCGCCCGGGCCTTCGTCAACCGGCCCCTCGTGCTGCTCGCCGACGAACCGACCGGCAACCTGGATCCCGAAACCAGCAAGGACATCATGGATCTGCTCGAGCGGATCAACCGCACCGGAACCACGGTGCTGATGGCCACCCACGACCACCACATCGTCGACTCGATGCGCCAGCGGGTCGTCGAACTCGAACTCGGCCGGCTGATTCGCGACGAGCAGCGCGGCGTCTACGGAATGGATCGCTAG
- a CDS encoding DUF1906 domain-containing protein yields MPDSPAPFRSGGWPARSRRDVLKYAVAAPSLVLLGAAAATLQGQQARAAPLRLVDFAHRKVPADQLKAAGFDGALVYVSELRPGADFDFKPVTREYAESLRAEGLHVVSCYQYGKPGWPTPSDYTRGYDGGVADARTALRLHGAAGGPDGAPIFFSVDEDIDLDTWRNVAVEWFRGINSVLGVDRTGLYGHSRACAWAIGDEVIGRSTSDGHWWAWQTKAWSGGEREPRAVLYQTVVIGGSEAGVPIGDTHVDVDEVLAPDFGQWDLDRGATSRAESAREPS; encoded by the coding sequence GTGCCCGACTCCCCCGCGCCCTTCCGCAGCGGCGGGTGGCCCGCTCGTTCACGGCGCGATGTTCTCAAGTACGCCGTCGCGGCACCGTCGCTCGTGCTTCTCGGGGCGGCGGCGGCGACGCTTCAGGGACAGCAGGCCCGCGCCGCCCCGCTGAGGCTGGTCGATTTCGCTCACCGAAAGGTCCCGGCGGATCAGCTCAAAGCGGCGGGCTTCGACGGCGCGCTTGTCTATGTCTCCGAACTACGGCCGGGCGCGGACTTCGACTTCAAACCGGTGACCCGCGAGTATGCCGAATCGCTGCGCGCCGAGGGCCTGCATGTCGTCAGTTGCTACCAGTACGGCAAGCCCGGATGGCCGACGCCATCGGATTACACCCGCGGGTACGACGGCGGCGTGGCGGATGCCCGGACGGCCCTTCGGTTGCACGGCGCGGCGGGCGGTCCGGACGGGGCGCCGATCTTCTTCAGCGTCGACGAGGATATCGACCTCGACACCTGGCGAAACGTTGCCGTCGAATGGTTCCGAGGGATCAATTCTGTGCTGGGCGTCGACCGCACCGGCCTCTACGGGCACTCGAGGGCGTGTGCGTGGGCGATCGGCGACGAGGTCATCGGACGCTCGACCAGCGACGGACACTGGTGGGCCTGGCAGACCAAGGCATGGTCCGGTGGTGAGCGGGAGCCACGGGCAGTGCTGTATCAAACCGTGGTGATCGGCGGGTCCGAGGCCGGTGTACCCATCGGGGACACGCACGTGGACGTGGACGAGGTCCTCGCGCCCGATTTCGGCCAGTGGGACCTCGACAGAGGCGCAACATCGCGCGCCGAATCGGCGCGGGAGCCTTCGTAG
- a CDS encoding DUF2505 domain-containing protein has product MAKSFDCTVESSISIQQMHAVYCERDYWLARLAPHSETVELRSFDVDAGGTVRVTVVQNLRDVVLPPPFGKLYPRGLELVQNETWAVDRGDSMRGEFHVKAHGAPGSGRSTILIAPARDGERLDCNATIKVKVPLVGGKLESLFGRQIVEQIPETLRSVTEWLGERA; this is encoded by the coding sequence ATGGCAAAGTCGTTCGACTGCACCGTCGAATCTTCGATCAGCATCCAACAGATGCACGCCGTGTATTGCGAGCGGGACTATTGGTTGGCGCGGTTGGCGCCTCACAGTGAAACGGTTGAACTCCGGTCATTCGACGTGGACGCAGGCGGCACGGTGCGGGTGACGGTCGTCCAGAACCTGCGAGACGTTGTCTTACCCCCGCCCTTCGGGAAGCTCTATCCCCGGGGTCTTGAACTCGTCCAAAACGAAACGTGGGCCGTGGACCGCGGGGACTCGATGCGTGGAGAATTCCACGTGAAGGCCCACGGGGCCCCAGGCTCCGGGCGCAGCACCATATTGATCGCCCCTGCGCGCGACGGGGAGCGTCTCGATTGCAACGCGACGATCAAGGTCAAAGTCCCGCTCGTCGGCGGCAAACTCGAGAGCCTTTTTGGCCGCCAGATCGTCGAGCAGATCCCTGAGACACTCCGCTCGGTCACGGAGTGGCTCGGTGAGCGGGCCTGA
- the epsC gene encoding serine O-acetyltransferase EpsC, protein MTFLSRLREDLENARRHDPAARGDLENLIVYSGLHAIWSHRLAHRLWAHDRLRSVARVLAQLTRFLTGIEIHPGATIGRRFFIDHGMGVVIGETTEIGDDVMLYHGVTLGGRSMNKGKRHPTIGNRVTVGAGAKVIGPVVVGDDSAIGANSVVTHDIAPESIATGIPAVVRPRTAKQREPNVDPTEYIDPAMYI, encoded by the coding sequence GTGACGTTCCTGTCCAGGTTGCGCGAGGATCTCGAGAACGCGCGCCGCCATGACCCGGCTGCCCGCGGCGATCTCGAGAACCTGATCGTCTACTCCGGCTTGCATGCGATCTGGTCCCATCGCCTGGCCCACCGGCTGTGGGCGCATGACCGGCTGCGGAGCGTCGCGCGGGTACTCGCGCAGCTGACGCGGTTCTTGACCGGCATCGAGATCCATCCGGGTGCGACGATCGGGCGCCGGTTCTTCATCGACCACGGCATGGGCGTGGTGATCGGCGAGACCACCGAGATCGGCGACGACGTCATGCTCTACCACGGCGTGACGCTCGGCGGCCGGTCGATGAACAAGGGCAAGCGGCATCCGACGATCGGTAACCGGGTGACCGTCGGCGCCGGCGCCAAGGTCATCGGACCGGTGGTCGTCGGCGATGACAGTGCGATCGGCGCGAATTCCGTTGTCACGCACGACATCGCTCCAGAGTCGATCGCGACCGGTATTCCCGCGGTCGTTCGCCCGCGCACCGCAAAGCAACGGGAGCCGAACGTGGACCCCACCGAGTACATCGACCCGGCGATGTACATCTGA
- the ponA2 gene encoding transglycosylase/D,D-transpeptidase PonA2 — MPERDPPGGTVTKLALCCVLAGVLLAALMFPIAGGFGLLSNRASDVVANGSAQLVEEDVPQVTTMVDASGKPIAWLYTQRRFEVASDQIANTMKLAIVSIEDKRFAEHSGVDWQGTLTGLSGYLSGNLDTRGGSTIEQQYVKNFQLLVTAQTNAERRAAVELTPARKLREMRMALTLDRTFTKAEILTRYLNLVGFGNGAFGVQDAAKTYFGINASQLNWQQAALLAGLVQSPTSLDPYVNPQGALQRRNLVLDTMIQHLPQHADELRSAKSAPLGVLPRPNQLPGGCIAAGDRGFFCEYVLAFLARAGIGKEQIARGGYLIRTTLDPRVQSSVKQAIDKVASPTLPGIASVMSVIKPGRDSHRVLAMASNRRYGLNRDAGETVQPQPFSLAGDGAGSIYKLFTTAAALEMGMGIDFQLPVPGFFQARGLGSSDTPGCPKETWCVRNVGNYRGSMNVTDALAASPNTAFAKLIQQVGVPRAVDMAVRLGLRSYAVPGTARAYDRTSNESLADYIKRQNAGSFTLGPFQLNALELSNVAATLGSGGMWCPPNPIDKIVDRHGNEVTFTAEKCDQAVPTGLANTLANAMSKDDKGGGTAAGAAGSVGWDLPMSGKTGTTESHRSSGFVGFTNQYAASVYIFDDSNEPSGICSFPLRKCYSGDLYGGNEPARIWFEAMKPIANDFGEVHLPPTDPRYVEGAPGSEVPDVSGMNVDRARQRLRDAGFQVAEKTTPVNSTASYGAVVGTTPSGRTIPGSIVTINTSTGIAPAPPPRPVEPPPPSSPGAPPNAPPPPPPDPMVVQIPGLPPIILGPAPPPPPPLPPPPPPPA; from the coding sequence ATGCCGGAGCGCGACCCGCCCGGGGGGACGGTCACCAAGCTGGCCTTGTGCTGCGTTCTGGCGGGCGTGCTGTTGGCTGCGCTCATGTTTCCGATCGCGGGCGGGTTCGGATTGTTGTCGAATCGGGCCTCGGACGTCGTCGCCAACGGATCGGCGCAACTGGTCGAAGAAGACGTTCCCCAGGTGACGACGATGGTCGACGCTTCAGGTAAACCGATCGCCTGGCTGTACACCCAGCGCCGGTTCGAGGTGGCGAGCGATCAGATCGCCAACACCATGAAACTGGCGATCGTGTCGATCGAGGACAAGCGGTTCGCCGAGCACAGTGGCGTGGATTGGCAAGGCACGCTAACCGGTTTGTCCGGCTACCTCTCGGGCAACCTCGACACCCGGGGCGGTTCGACCATCGAACAGCAGTACGTGAAGAACTTCCAGTTGCTGGTGACCGCTCAGACGAACGCCGAGCGGCGGGCTGCGGTCGAACTGACGCCGGCGCGCAAGCTCCGTGAAATGCGGATGGCATTGACCCTCGACAGGACGTTCACCAAAGCCGAGATCCTCACCAGATACCTGAACCTGGTCGGATTCGGCAACGGGGCTTTCGGGGTTCAGGACGCGGCGAAGACCTACTTCGGGATCAACGCATCACAGTTGAACTGGCAGCAGGCGGCGTTGCTGGCAGGGCTGGTTCAGTCGCCCACGTCGCTCGACCCCTACGTCAATCCGCAGGGTGCATTGCAGCGTCGGAACCTGGTGTTGGACACCATGATTCAACACCTCCCTCAGCATGCCGACGAACTACGCTCCGCCAAGTCAGCTCCGCTCGGCGTGCTGCCGCGGCCCAACCAGTTGCCAGGCGGATGCATCGCCGCCGGCGACCGCGGTTTTTTCTGTGAGTACGTGCTCGCCTTTCTGGCGCGCGCCGGCATCGGGAAGGAACAAATCGCCCGCGGCGGCTACCTGATCCGCACCACCCTGGATCCGAGGGTCCAATCCTCGGTCAAACAAGCGATCGACAAGGTTGCGAGCCCAACGCTGCCGGGAATCGCCAGCGTGATGAGCGTCATTAAGCCGGGCAGAGATTCACATCGCGTTCTGGCGATGGCCAGCAATCGTCGGTACGGCCTCAACCGGGATGCTGGGGAGACGGTCCAACCGCAACCGTTTTCGCTCGCCGGCGACGGAGCGGGATCGATCTACAAGCTCTTCACCACGGCCGCGGCGCTGGAGATGGGCATGGGCATCGACTTTCAGCTGCCCGTGCCGGGGTTTTTCCAAGCCAGGGGGCTGGGCAGCAGCGATACGCCCGGTTGCCCCAAGGAGACCTGGTGCGTGAGAAACGTAGGCAACTACCGCGGATCGATGAACGTCACCGACGCATTGGCCGCCTCGCCCAACACCGCGTTCGCCAAGCTGATTCAGCAGGTCGGGGTGCCCCGCGCGGTCGACATGGCCGTTCGGTTGGGGCTGCGTTCGTACGCGGTTCCGGGAACGGCACGCGCTTACGACCGGACGAGTAACGAGAGCCTGGCCGACTACATCAAAAGACAGAATGCCGGGTCATTCACGCTGGGGCCGTTTCAGCTCAACGCGCTCGAGCTGTCGAACGTGGCGGCGACCCTGGGCTCTGGCGGCATGTGGTGCCCGCCCAACCCCATCGACAAGATCGTCGACCGCCACGGCAACGAGGTGACGTTCACCGCGGAAAAGTGTGACCAGGCAGTGCCGACGGGACTGGCGAACACGCTCGCGAACGCGATGAGCAAGGATGACAAAGGCGGCGGGACGGCCGCGGGCGCGGCCGGTTCGGTGGGATGGGATCTGCCGATGTCGGGTAAGACCGGCACGACGGAATCGCACCGGTCCTCGGGCTTCGTCGGCTTCACCAATCAGTACGCGGCGAGTGTCTACATCTTCGACGACTCCAACGAGCCGTCGGGGATCTGCTCGTTCCCGCTGCGCAAGTGCTACAGCGGTGACCTGTACGGCGGCAACGAGCCGGCGCGCATCTGGTTCGAGGCGATGAAGCCGATCGCCAACGACTTCGGTGAGGTGCATCTACCACCGACCGATCCGCGTTACGTCGAGGGCGCACCGGGTAGCGAGGTGCCCGACGTGTCCGGCATGAATGTCGACCGGGCCCGTCAGCGGCTGCGGGACGCCGGATTCCAGGTCGCCGAGAAGACGACCCCGGTCAACAGCACGGCCTCCTACGGTGCCGTGGTGGGAACGACGCCAAGTGGCCGCACCATCCCCGGTTCCATCGTCACGATCAACACCAGCACCGGGATTGCACCCGCGCCGCCGCCCCGTCCGGTGGAACCGCCGCCGCCGTCGTCGCCTGGCGCACCGCCGAATGCTCCACCGCCGCCTCCACCGGATCCGATGGTCGTGCAGATTCCGGGACTGCCGCCGATCATTCTCGGACCCGCGCCGCCACCACCGCCTCCGCTACCGCCACCACCCCCACCGCCGGCGTAA
- the smpB gene encoding SsrA-binding protein SmpB, with protein sequence MAKKADPARSRNNRIVASNRKARHNYSILETFEAGIQLVGTEVKSLRDGQASLADAFATVDDGEVWLRNVHIPEYHHGSWTNHAPRRNRKLLLHRRQIDQLIGRIRDGNLTLVPLSLYFSDGKVKVELALARGKEARDKRQDLARRDAQREITRELGRRAKGMT encoded by the coding sequence GTGGCCAAGAAGGCGGACCCCGCACGGTCCAGAAACAACAGGATCGTCGCGTCGAATCGCAAGGCCCGGCACAACTATTCGATCTTGGAGACCTTCGAGGCGGGCATCCAGCTGGTCGGCACCGAGGTGAAGAGCCTGCGTGACGGGCAGGCGTCGCTGGCCGACGCGTTCGCCACGGTCGACGACGGTGAGGTGTGGCTGCGCAACGTCCACATCCCCGAGTATCACCACGGCAGCTGGACGAACCACGCGCCGCGGCGCAACCGGAAACTGCTGCTGCACCGCAGGCAGATCGATCAGCTGATCGGCCGGATCCGGGACGGCAACCTCACCCTGGTGCCGCTGTCGCTCTACTTCTCCGACGGCAAGGTGAAGGTGGAACTGGCGCTGGCCCGCGGTAAAGAGGCCCGCGACAAACGCCAGGACTTGGCACGCCGCGATGCGCAACGGGAGATCACCCGCGAGTTGGGCCGCCGCGCCAAGGGCATGACCTGA
- a CDS encoding MPT63 family protein: MKLSTRIAMAPVAAVLAVCSAGIASAEPTVAQFGAAQELNDGGVTIAYAIDEFEPSDDTVDFAVQGELWEADITVKAVQGTVIPVIPFFNARSADGQNYRVLYQVVGEESVRGATLSQGAEAQGNLYFDVTGASPTRVVYNDGVQDRLVWE; the protein is encoded by the coding sequence ATGAAGTTGAGCACACGAATCGCCATGGCACCGGTTGCAGCAGTGCTAGCGGTCTGCAGCGCAGGCATCGCGTCCGCCGAGCCGACTGTCGCGCAGTTCGGCGCGGCTCAAGAACTTAACGATGGCGGCGTCACCATCGCCTACGCCATCGACGAATTCGAGCCCAGCGATGACACCGTCGATTTCGCGGTCCAAGGTGAGCTGTGGGAAGCAGACATCACCGTCAAGGCCGTCCAAGGCACCGTCATACCCGTTATCCCGTTCTTCAACGCCCGCTCCGCCGACGGCCAGAACTACCGCGTGCTCTACCAGGTCGTCGGAGAGGAATCCGTGAGGGGGGCCACCCTGAGCCAAGGGGCAGAGGCCCAAGGCAACCTTTACTTCGACGTGACCGGCGCGAGCCCCACCCGGGTGGTGTACAACGACGGCGTGCAGGATCGCCTCGTCTGGGAGTGA
- a CDS encoding alpha/beta hydrolase, with protein MLKLKSGIVVAAITLMVSGLTLTAAPASAQPDTAPGGAHITGVEQVTDRWQKISVFSPSMDKIIVNDVFRAPDGVQAPIFYLLNGADGGVDDKGWFGLTNIPEFFGDKRVNVVSPIGGRSSFYTDWIADDPALGRNKWQTYLTQELPPLMDQELNSNGLNAIARLSMSGGSALDLAIQAPGLYKAAGSYSGCPATSQGKQYTQTVLTVLGGGGNATNMWGPEGSPEWRAHDPSLNAGKLNGVAVYVAASAGGVGAVDNLPPDFPTPAGGLLVEGITLDCSRQFRDAAQAASVPITYIERPEGAHTWGLFDSEMRESWNLVIGPALGV; from the coding sequence GTGCTCAAACTGAAGAGTGGAATCGTCGTCGCCGCAATCACCTTGATGGTCTCGGGGCTGACGCTGACGGCCGCGCCGGCAAGCGCACAACCCGACACCGCCCCCGGCGGTGCACACATCACCGGCGTCGAACAGGTCACCGATCGCTGGCAGAAGATCTCGGTCTTCTCCCCGTCGATGGACAAAATCATCGTCAACGACGTGTTCCGCGCGCCGGACGGCGTGCAGGCGCCGATCTTCTATCTGCTCAACGGCGCCGACGGCGGCGTCGACGACAAGGGCTGGTTCGGCCTGACCAACATCCCGGAGTTCTTCGGCGACAAGCGGGTCAACGTGGTGTCGCCGATCGGCGGGCGGTCGAGCTTTTACACCGACTGGATCGCCGACGACCCCGCGCTCGGCCGCAACAAATGGCAGACCTACCTGACGCAGGAGCTGCCGCCGCTGATGGATCAGGAGCTGAACAGCAACGGCCTCAACGCGATCGCTAGACTGTCGATGAGCGGCGGCTCGGCGCTCGACCTCGCCATCCAGGCACCCGGCCTGTACAAGGCCGCCGGCTCGTACAGCGGCTGTCCGGCAACGTCGCAGGGCAAGCAGTACACCCAGACGGTGCTGACCGTCTTGGGCGGGGGCGGCAACGCCACCAACATGTGGGGGCCGGAGGGCAGCCCCGAGTGGCGCGCGCACGACCCTTCGCTGAACGCCGGAAAGCTCAACGGCGTAGCGGTGTACGTGGCCGCGTCGGCAGGTGGCGTCGGCGCGGTCGACAACCTTCCTCCGGACTTTCCCACCCCCGCCGGCGGGCTCCTCGTCGAGGGCATCACACTGGACTGCAGCCGCCAGTTCAGGGACGCGGCGCAGGCCGCCAGCGTGCCGATCACGTACATCGAACGGCCCGAAGGAGCTCACACCTGGGGGCTGTTCGACTCGGAGATGAGGGAGTCGTGGAATCTGGTGATCGGACCGGCGTTGGGCGTCTGA
- the cysK gene encoding cysteine synthase A, producing MGQIYDDVTELIGRTPLVRLNKLTGGLDAQVLAKLEFYNPASSVKDRIAAAIIDAAEQSGELRPGGTIVEATSGNTGIALAMIGAARGYKVILTMPDTMSTERRVMLRAFGAEIVLTPGAEGMAGAVARAKQIIDDTHNAVAADQFANPANPAIHEKTTAEEIWADTDGAVDIFVAGIGTGGTLTGVGHILKARKPGVQIVGVEPKDSPILNGGDPGPHKIQGLGPNFVPEVLDRDVYDEIIDAEFDDSIRVARALGTEEGILGGISAGANVWAALELAKRPENAGKLIVVIIPDFGERYISTPLFEHIRE from the coding sequence GTGGGCCAGATCTACGACGACGTCACCGAACTGATCGGACGGACACCGCTCGTGCGGTTGAACAAGCTGACCGGGGGACTCGACGCGCAGGTCCTCGCGAAACTCGAGTTCTACAATCCGGCCAGCAGCGTCAAGGACCGGATCGCGGCGGCGATCATCGATGCCGCCGAGCAGTCGGGCGAGCTGCGGCCCGGCGGCACCATCGTCGAGGCGACGAGTGGGAACACCGGCATCGCGCTGGCGATGATCGGGGCTGCCCGCGGCTACAAGGTCATCCTGACGATGCCCGACACCATGTCCACCGAACGCCGGGTGATGCTACGCGCCTTCGGCGCCGAGATCGTGCTCACCCCGGGCGCGGAAGGTATGGCCGGGGCGGTGGCACGCGCGAAGCAGATCATCGACGACACACACAATGCGGTGGCTGCTGACCAGTTCGCCAACCCCGCCAACCCGGCAATCCATGAGAAGACGACGGCCGAGGAGATCTGGGCGGACACCGACGGCGCGGTCGACATCTTCGTCGCCGGTATCGGCACGGGTGGGACGCTGACCGGGGTCGGTCACATCCTCAAGGCGCGCAAGCCCGGCGTGCAGATCGTCGGTGTCGAGCCGAAGGATTCCCCGATCCTCAACGGCGGCGATCCCGGACCCCACAAAATCCAGGGGCTCGGCCCGAATTTCGTCCCCGAGGTGCTCGATCGCGACGTCTACGACGAGATCATCGACGCGGAGTTCGACGACTCGATCCGGGTGGCCCGCGCGCTGGGAACCGAGGAGGGCATCCTCGGCGGAATCTCGGCGGGGGCCAACGTCTGGGCCGCCCTCGAACTCGCCAAGCGGCCCGAGAACGCGGGAAAGCTCATCGTGGTGATCATCCCCGACTTCGGCGAACGCTATATCTCCACCCCGCTGTTCGAGCACATTCGGGAGTGA
- a CDS encoding EamA family transporter produces MGGLASRRVAALRVVLVSYPIAMVLLAVVAAVVGGDVSQGAVLWGVLCGVSQAFGVWWFYAALGSGPISVVSPLTAILVAGIPVGVGLALGERPGLVAGIGVVLALIAVVLVSRDATDEDVTTHRFTATVAWLTVGSGVAFGLNFVLIDQAPVEARLWPLVFARASATALVIVIALLSCNLRPPSGTPLKLAVLAAFLDVGANIAMLLALQASLLSLAGVLMSLYPAATVLLAIVVLRERVSRGQALGMALALAAVAMIAAG; encoded by the coding sequence GTGGGCGGGTTGGCCTCCCGCCGGGTGGCCGCGCTGCGGGTGGTGCTGGTCTCGTATCCGATCGCGATGGTGTTGCTCGCGGTGGTGGCCGCGGTGGTCGGCGGCGACGTGTCGCAGGGCGCGGTTCTCTGGGGCGTGTTGTGCGGGGTGTCGCAGGCGTTCGGGGTGTGGTGGTTCTACGCCGCGCTGGGTTCAGGGCCGATCTCGGTGGTGTCGCCGTTGACCGCGATCCTGGTCGCGGGCATTCCGGTCGGTGTCGGCTTGGCGTTGGGGGAGCGGCCCGGCCTGGTCGCCGGGATCGGCGTCGTGCTGGCGTTGATCGCGGTGGTGCTGGTCAGCCGCGATGCCACCGACGAGGACGTGACCACGCACAGGTTCACCGCGACGGTGGCGTGGCTGACGGTCGGCTCCGGCGTCGCCTTCGGGTTGAACTTCGTGCTGATCGACCAGGCGCCGGTGGAGGCGCGACTGTGGCCGCTGGTGTTCGCCCGCGCGTCGGCGACGGCTCTGGTGATCGTCATCGCGCTGTTGAGCTGCAATCTGCGGCCGCCATCCGGCACGCCGCTGAAGCTGGCGGTGCTGGCGGCATTCCTCGACGTCGGCGCGAACATCGCGATGTTGCTGGCGCTGCAGGCGTCGTTGCTGTCGCTCGCCGGCGTGCTGATGTCGCTGTACCCGGCGGCGACGGTGCTGCTGGCGATCGTGGTGCTGCGCGAGCGGGTGTCACGCGGGCAGGCACTCGGAATGGCGCTGGCGCTGGCCGCCGTAGCGATGATCGCGGCGGGCTGA
- the ftsX gene encoding permease-like cell division protein FtsX — MRFGFLINEVLTGFRRNVTMTVAMILTTAISIGLFGGGLLVVRLADQSRNIYLDRVESQVFLTNDVSANDPSCDADPCKALRQQIEDRDDVRSVRFLNRDEAYDDAIKKFPQYKDVAGRDAFPASFVVKLDDPEQHKDFDEAMVGQPGVLNVLNQKDLIDRLFAVLDGISNAAFAVALVQAIGAVLLIANMVQVAAYTRRTEIGIMRLVGASRWYTQLPFLVEAMLAALIGVVIAIIGLILVRALFLENALNQFYQANLIAKVDYADVLYFSAPLMLFLGLAMSGITAYATLRLYIRR, encoded by the coding sequence GTGCGCTTCGGCTTCCTCATCAACGAGGTCCTCACCGGGTTTCGTCGCAACGTCACCATGACCGTGGCGATGATCCTGACGACCGCGATCTCGATCGGCCTGTTCGGCGGCGGCCTGCTCGTCGTCCGGCTCGCCGACCAGTCCCGCAACATCTATCTGGATCGCGTCGAGAGCCAGGTCTTCCTGACCAACGACGTCTCGGCCAACGACCCGTCGTGCGATGCCGATCCGTGCAAGGCGCTGCGCCAGCAGATCGAGGACCGCGACGACGTGCGCTCGGTGCGGTTCCTCAACCGCGACGAGGCCTACGACGACGCGATCAAGAAGTTCCCGCAATACAAGGACGTCGCCGGGCGCGACGCGTTCCCGGCGTCGTTCGTCGTCAAGCTCGACGATCCCGAGCAGCACAAGGACTTCGACGAGGCGATGGTCGGTCAGCCCGGCGTGCTCAACGTGCTCAACCAGAAGGACTTGATAGACCGGTTGTTCGCGGTGCTCGACGGGATCAGTAACGCCGCGTTCGCGGTGGCGTTGGTACAGGCGATCGGCGCGGTCCTGTTGATCGCCAACATGGTTCAAGTCGCGGCGTACACCAGACGCACCGAGATCGGCATCATGCGACTGGTCGGGGCCAGCCGCTGGTACACCCAGTTGCCCTTCCTGGTGGAGGCGATGTTGGCTGCGTTGATCGGCGTGGTCATCGCGATCATCGGGCTGATACTGGTGCGGGCGCTGTTCCTGGAGAACGCGCTGAACCAGTTCTATCAGGCCAACCTGATCGCCAAGGTCGACTACGCCGACGTGCTGTACTTCAGCGCTCCGTTGATGCTGTTCCTGGGTCTGGCGATGTCCGGAATCACCGCCTACGCCACACTTCGGCTCTACATCCGAAGGTAG